Proteins from a genomic interval of Arachis hypogaea cultivar Tifrunner chromosome 10, arahy.Tifrunner.gnm2.J5K5, whole genome shotgun sequence:
- the LOC114924563 gene encoding putative disease resistance RPP13-like protein 1 produces MIVFLPLPLNGWSFDYYLSNKVIYDLLPKLKQLRVLSLSHYKNISELPDSVGALKHLRHLDLSGSNIKRLPSVVCKLYNLQSLLLSDCKFLTELPEEIAMLVNLRHLDISGTQLQEIPAQIARLENLQTLSGFVVSRQQNGLKVGELQKFPNLQGKLCISKLQNIVDSCDASQANMKKKEQIEDLSLEWDSCTAEESQHLVLEHLQPSTNLKKLTI; encoded by the coding sequence ATGatagttttccttcccttaccaTTGAATGGATGGTCATTTGACTATTACCTATCAAACAAGGTAATATATGACTTGTTGCCCAAGTTAAAACAGTTGCGGGTATTATCTTTGTCACACTACAAGAATATCTCTGAGTTACCAGACTCCGTTGGAGCTTTAAAACATTTGCGGCATTTAGATCTCTCTGGCTCTAACATTAAAAGGTTGCCTTCTGTGGTTTGCAAGCTCTACAATCTACAGAGCTTGCTGTTGTCTGATTGTAAATTTCTCACTGAATTACCTGAGGAGATAGCAATGTTGGTGAATCTTCGCCACCTCGACATTAGTGGAACTCAATTACAGGAGATACCGGCACAAATAGCAAGACTAGAAAATCTCCAAACTTTATCTGGGTTTGTTGTTAGCAGACAGCAAAATGGATTGAAGGTGGGAGAATTGCAAAAATTTCCCAATTTGCAAGGGAAGCTCTGCATTTCAAAGCTACAAAACATTGTTGACTCCTGTGATGCTTCACAAGCCAAtatgaagaagaaagaacaaaTTGAAGATCTGTCATTAGAATGGGATAGCTGCACTGCTGAAGAGTCCCAACATCTTGTATTGGAGCACCTGCAGCCTTCAACAAACTTGAAGAAACTAACCATCTAA
- the LOC112718075 gene encoding F-box/kelch-repeat protein At3g23880-like: protein MAPQHPTAALLLCEVVMEILSWIPAKPVTRLKLVCKSWNSIISHPHFVKLHLHRSPNNAILLSTRTPPFPDKERKQGIVLSSVEPFIQNPSSTLDAQENRHSLHVQDWVLGSCNGLVCVAHILYKNHICDIRFRLWNPLTGFISGNSPCLCVNAHNVIGFGYDESSDSYKVMTVIRDSSGTVTAQVYSFRGSSWKRVNSFPAFPFSAEDIGHFIGGTLNWLGLRNLLGDDYDWADVTLDMLMIVSFDLKSDTHKQILLPKGIDEISSKDPTLGVWGNRLYLLHDYKNTHFIAWQMKEFGDENSWTQLLKISFHYLGVERLLFPEFIFENGNIFMLRGRHRFEEVFYDRRDNSVKRVNILANNCYFHAFDYVESLVQPC from the coding sequence ATGGCGCCTCAACACCCAACAGCGGCGCTCCTCTTGTGTGAAGTGGTGATGGAGATCCTCTCTTGGATTCCTGCAAAGCCTGTCACGCGCCTCAAGCTTGTGTGCAAGTCATGGAACTCCATCATCTCCCACCCTCACTTCGTCAAACTTCACCTACACCGTTCACCCAATAATGCCATCCTCCTGTCTACGCGAACACCACCTTTCCCCGACAAAGAAAGAAAACAGGGCATAGTGTTGAGTAGCGTTGAACCTTTCATCCAAAATCCATCATCTACTCTTGATGCTCAAGAGAATCGCCACTCTCTACACGTACAAGACTGGGTTTTGGGTTCATGCAACGGGTTGGTTTGTGTGGCCCATATTCTATACAAGAACCATATTTGCGATATCCGGTTTCGTTTATGGAACCCTCTCACAGGGTTTATTTCAGGGAACTCGCCTTGCTTATGTGTCAATGCGCATAATGTTATTGGGTTTGGGTATGATGAGTCAAGTGACAGTTACAAGGTAATGACTGTCATTCGGGATTCTTCTGGAACAGTAACTGCCCAAGTTTATAGCTTCCGTGGCAGTTCTTGGAAGAGGGTCAACAGTTTTCCTGCTTTTCCGTTTTCTGCTGAAGATATTGGCCACTTCATCGGTGGCACTCTTAATTGGCTAGGTCTCCGTAACCTGCTTGGAGATGATTATGATTGGGCTGATGTTACACTTGATATGTTAATGATTGTTTCTTTTGACCTGAAATCGGATACACATAAACAGATTCTGCTTCCAAAGGGTATCGATGAGATCTCCAGTAAAGATCCAACTCTGGGAGTTTGGGGAAATAGGCTGTATCTTCTTCATGATTACAAGAACACTCATTTTATTGCATGGCAAATGAAGGAGTTTGGAGATGAAAATTCTTGGACTCAATTGCTAAAGATTAGTTTTCACTATCTCGGTGTTGAAAGGCTATTATTCCCGGAGTTTATATTTGAGAATGGAAATATCTTCATGTTGAGAGGTAGGCATCGTTTTGAGGAAGTCTTTTATGACCGAAGAGATAATAGTGTTAAACGCGTTAATATCTTGGCCAACAATTGTTACTTCCATGCATTTGATTATGTTGAGAGCTTGGTTCAGCCTTGTTAA